One part of the Brevundimonas subvibrioides ATCC 15264 genome encodes these proteins:
- a CDS encoding NAD kinase, producing MNATQSPLRLAFCASDRPEALEARARLSALYGSVPEAEADVIVALGGDGFMLETLHANLTRRTPVYGMNRGSVGFLMNDYEDDDLPDRIAAAGRAVIHPLQMDAWTESGAVHTGLAINEVSLLRQTRQSAKLRISVDGKVRLEELSCDGCMVATPAGSTAYNLSAHGPIIPLDARMLALTPISAFRPRRWRGALLSHRARVEFEVLEADKRPVSAVADSLEIRRVVKVAVKERRDVALTMLFDAGRSFEERVLAEQFMA from the coding sequence GTGAACGCGACGCAATCCCCCCTCAGACTGGCCTTCTGCGCCAGCGACCGACCCGAGGCGCTGGAGGCCCGCGCACGCCTGTCCGCCCTGTACGGGTCGGTGCCGGAGGCCGAGGCGGACGTCATCGTCGCCCTGGGCGGGGACGGCTTCATGCTGGAAACCCTTCACGCCAACCTGACGCGTCGCACGCCGGTCTACGGCATGAACCGGGGCTCGGTCGGCTTTCTGATGAATGACTATGAGGACGACGACCTGCCGGACCGGATCGCGGCCGCCGGTCGGGCGGTCATCCACCCGCTGCAGATGGACGCCTGGACGGAGAGCGGCGCGGTCCATACCGGCCTGGCCATCAACGAGGTCTCCCTGCTGCGCCAGACCCGCCAGTCCGCCAAGCTGAGGATCAGCGTCGACGGCAAGGTGCGGCTGGAGGAGTTGTCCTGCGACGGCTGCATGGTCGCCACGCCCGCCGGCTCGACCGCCTACAACCTGTCCGCCCACGGTCCCATCATCCCGCTGGACGCCCGCATGCTGGCCCTGACGCCCATCAGCGCCTTCCGCCCCCGTCGCTGGCGCGGTGCCCTCCTCTCCCACCGCGCCCGGGTGGAGTTCGAGGTGCTGGAAGCGGACAAGCGGCCCGTCAGTGCCGTGGCCGACAGTCTGGAGATCCGCCGCGTGGTCAAGGTCGCGGTCAAGGAACGACGCGACGTCGCCCTGAC